Proteins encoded by one window of Cannabis sativa cultivar Pink pepper isolate KNU-18-1 chromosome 4, ASM2916894v1, whole genome shotgun sequence:
- the LOC133036442 gene encoding paired amphipathic helix protein Sin3-like 3 gives MKRSIDEVYNMDSHELEEPPSMDCSLEFVRVLKDVLIPNEMDKYNAFMNAMKEFKNQRLDYETLIKKITNLFIEDHQHLISGFNTFLPKKYRITHVHHEEDEDEEEENDEEDANNIDALEEAETFVNKIKTRFQGENDDYMYKSFLLILAKCKDVNKPPISQVHKEVEILFKDYPDLLVEFTNFLPLEVQKHNNNNNYKLDLNKCVNCTPSYRLIPMNYPTPCVSQRTKLGGEVLNDHCVLFSSSVSDQEYQSSKHGSKNQYRDILFKCEDDMFELDMLLESVKSTIERAEKLMESMNNKLVRGCIENHFTPMNLRCIEMLYGDYGLDILDQLRKNTCRVLPVILNRLYQKRQEHEASRSSFNKIWANVFAENHHKSLLHRTKQQDTEAEIEESERS, from the coding sequence ATGAAGAGGTCGATAGACGAGGTTTATAACATGGATTCTCATGAACTGGAGGAGCCACCATCTATGGACTGTTCTCTGGAATTTGTAAGGGTGTTGAAGGACGTACTTATTCCCAACGAAATGGATAAATATAATGCCTTTATGAATGCCATGAAAGAGTTCAAGAATCAAAGATTGGATTATGAAACTTTGATAAAAAAGataactaatttatttattgaagACCATCAACACTTGATTTCAGGTTTCAATACCTTCTTACCAAAAAAGTATCGGATTACACACGTTCATCATgaggaagatgaagatgaagaggaAGAGAATGATGAAGAGGATGCCAATAATATTGATGCACTTGAAGAAGCTGAAACTTTTGTCAACAAAATCAAGACCAGATTCCAAGGCGAAAAcgatgattatatgtataaatcATTCTTACTGATTTTGGCCAAGTGCAAAGACGTAAATAAGCCACCTATCTCACAAGTCCATAAAGAAGTTGAAatattgtttaaagattatCCAGACTTACTCGTGGAATTCACAAATTTTTTACCCCTTGAAGTtcaaaaacataataataataataattataaacttGACCTTAATAAGTGTGTGAATTGCACACCAAGTTATCGTCTTATACCAATGAATTATCCAACACCTTGTGTTAGCCAAAGGACAAAGCTTGGTGGTGAAGTGTTGAATGACCATTGTGTTTTATTCAGTAGTTCAGTAAGTGATCAAGAGTATCAATCATCTAAACATGGGAGCAAAAACCAATACCGAGACATTTTGTTTAAGTGTGAAGATGACATGTTTGAATTAGACATGTTGTTAGAGTCTGTGAAATCAACAATCGAGCGTGCGGAGAAACTCATGGAAAGTATGAATAACAAGTTAGTAAGAGGCTGTATTGAAAATCACTTCACACCTATGAACCTTAGATGTATTGAAATGTTGTATGGTGACTATGGGCTTgatattttggaccaacttaggAAGAATACTTGTCGTGTGTTGCCTGTTATATTAAATCGTTTGTACCAAAAACGACAAGAGCATGAAGCATCTCGTTCtagttttaataaaatatgggcTAATGTATTTGCAGAGAATCATCATAAGTCACTGCTTCATCGTACCAAGCAACAGGACACCGAGGCAGAGATAGAAGAATCAGAGAGAAGTTAG
- the LOC115714268 gene encoding GDSL esterase/lipase At3g26430: MESQCSFSRLSVVFRVVLVLIWVALAQSVEAKTDDRWCHFPAIFNFGDSNSDTGGLSAAFGQAPFPNGETYFHTPSGRFSDGRLVIDFIAEKLGLPHLSAYLDSLGSSFSHGANFATAGSTIRPQNTTISQSGYSPISLDVQFVQFSDFRSRTLSLRKKGHQLEKLLPKEDDFSKGLYTFDIGQNDLTAGYKLNLTTEQVKAYVPDVLNQFSKVVKGVYGLGGRSFWIHNTGPVGCLPYILDRFFVTTAQIDKYGCATPFNDVAQFFNSKLKSTVAQLRKDLPLAAITYVDVYSVKYTLISQAKKFGFENPLVACCGHGGKYNYNRFNKCGSKKIIKGKEIVTAKSCDDPTVKIIWDGTHFTEAANKLIFNHIVNGSYSDPLIPLEMSCHQ, encoded by the exons ATGGAATCTCAATGCTCCTTCTCAAGATTAAGTGTTGTTTTTAGGGTAGTGTTGGTGCTAATATGGGTGGCTTTGGCTCAAAGTGTTGAGGCAAAAACTGATGATAGGTGGTGCCATTTTCCGGCCATATTCAACTTTGGAGACTCAAATTCAGACACAGGTGGTCTCTCAGCTGCATTTGGACAAGCCCCTTTTCCCAATGGAGAGACCTATTTTCACACCCCTTCTGGGCGATTTTCTGATGGTCGTCTTGTCATTGATTTCATTG CTGAGAAGTTGGGATTACCTCATCTGAGTGCTTATTTGGACTCATTGGGTTCAAGCTTTAGCCATGGAGCCAATTTTGCCACAGCTGGATCAACCATTAGACCTCAAAACACAACCATTTCACAAAGTGGGTATAGTCCAATTTCCTTGGATGTCCAATTTGTTCAATTCTCAGATTTTCGAAGCAGAACCTTAAGTCTTCGGAAGAAAG GACATCAATTGGAGAAATTGTTACCCAAGGAAGATGACTTTTCTAAGGGTCTATACACTTTTGACATTGGCCAAAATGATCTCACTGCTGGTTACAAACTCAATCTCACCACTGAACAAGTTAAGGCTTATGTTCCTGATGTGCTTAACCAATTTTCTAAAGTTGTAAAG GGTGTTTATGGTCTAGGTGGAAGATCATTTTGGATACACAACACAGGCCCAGTGGGCTGTCTACCTTATATTTTGGACCGGTTCTTTGTCACGACAGCCCAAATCGATAAATATGGTTGTGCTACTCCATTCAATGATGTGGCCCAATTTTTCAATAGTAAACTAAAATCAACTGTGGCCCAACTTAGGAAAGATCTCCCATTGGCTGCCATAACCTATGTGGATGTCTACTCAGTTAAGTACACCCTCATAAGTCAAGCAAAGAAATTTG GATTTGAGAACCCACTTGTGGCTTGTTGTGGTCATGGTGGAAAGTATAATTATAATAGGTTCAACAAGTGTGGGagcaagaaaattatcaaaggTAAAGAGATTGTGACTGCAAAATCATGTGATGATCCAACGGTCAAGATCATTTGGGATGGGACCCATTTCACTGAGGCTGCTAACAAGTTGATATTCAACCACATTGTAAATGGTTCATATTCTGACCCACTAATTCCATTGGAAATGTCTTGCCATCAATGA
- the LOC115714882 gene encoding GDSL esterase/lipase At3g26430 produces the protein MESHWLKLKHVVTCLLALSVTLVSAKTSGHCNFPAIFNFGDSNSDTGGLSAVFGQARSPHGESFFHKPAGRYCDGRLVIDFIAQSLGLPYLSAYLDSVGSNFTHGANFATAGSTIRPQNTTLRQGGFSPISLDVQFNEFYDFHSRSQTTRSQGGVFKKLLPKAEFFSQALYTFDIGQNDLTSGYFSNMTTSQVKAYVPDVLDQFKNVVKYVYGQGGRYFWIHNTGPFGCLPYVLDRLPVAANEIDKAGCATPFNEVAKFFNRGLKQVVVQLRKELPLAAITYVDVYKAKYSIISQPKKHGFEEPLRACCGHGGKYNFNKNIGCGGKKMVHGKEILVGKACKDPSVWVNWDGVHYTQAGNKGIFDQIVGGAYSHPPIPLNMACHRIKK, from the exons ATGGAATCACATTGGTTGAAGTTGAAACATGTTGTGACTTGTTTGTTAGCTCTGTCAGTGACCTTGGTCTCTGCCAAAACAAGTGGTCACTGTAATTTTCCGGCCATATTTAACTTTGGCGATTCCAACTCCGACACCGGTGGCTTGTCTGCCGTGTTTGGTCAGGCACGTTCACCTCATGGAGAGTCATTTTTTCACAAGCCTGCTGGTCGTTACTGCGATGGACGTCTTGTCATTGATTTTATAG CTCAGAGTCTTGGATTGCCATATCTAAGTGCATATCTAGACTCAGTTGGTAGCAATTTCACTCATGGGGCAAACTTTGCCACAGCAGGCTCAACCATTAGACCCCAAAACACAACTCTTCGGCAAGGTGGTTTTAGTCCAATCTCTTTGGATGTTCAGTTCAATGAGTTCTATGATTTTCATAGTAGATCTCAAACTACTCGGAGCCAAG GTGGGGTTTTCAAAAAGCTATTACCTAAGGCAGAGTTTTTCTCTCAAGCTTTGTACACATTTGATATTGGTCAGAACGACTTAACATCTGGTTACTTCTCAAACATGACCACATCCCAAGTTAAGGCATATGTTCCTGATGTATTAGATCAATTCAAAAATGTTGTCAAG TATGTATATGGTCAAGGAGGAAGATACTTTTGGATACACAACACTGGTCCCTTTGGTTGTCTACCATACGTCTTAGACAGGTTGCCAGTGGCAGCTAATGAGATTGATAAAGCTGGTTGTGCCACTCCTTTCAATGAAGTGGCTAAGTTTTTCAACCGTGGCTTAAAACAAGTTGTGGTCCAATTAAGAAAGGAGTTACCTTTGGCTGCAATCACTTATGTTGATGTTTACAAAGCCAAGTACTCCATCATTAGCCAACCCAAAAAGCACG GATTTGAAGAGCCTTTGAGAGCATGTTGTGGTCATGGTGGGAAGTATAATTTCAACAAGAACATTGGATGTGGGGGCAAGAAAATGGTCCATGGGAAAGAGATTTTGGTGGGAAAGGCTTGTAAAGATCCTTCAGTTTGGGTGAATTGGGATGGAGTACATTACACTCAAGCTGGTAACAAAGGGATTTTTGATCAGATTGTAGGAGGAGCATATTCTCATCCACCAATTCCCTTGAACATGGCTTGTcatagaattaaaaaataa
- the LOC115714269 gene encoding GDSL esterase/lipase At3g26430 gives MELTVIFAALTLSLSLLLPPCLPTTTTTTTSPCKFPAIFNFGDSNSDTGGLSAVYGQVPLPHGETFFHRPAGRYCDGRLVIDFIAESFGLPYLSAYLDSIGSNFSHGVNFATAGSTVRPQNTTFRQTGYSPISLDVQYNEYYDFHTRSQTFRAKDEVFKKLLPKAEVFSDALYTIDIGQNDLTAGYFLNMTSSEVKAYVPDVLDQFKKIVENIYGQGGRYFWIHNTGPFGCLPYVLERLPYKVSEIDKAGCASPYNEVAKFFNQALKEVVIQLRKDLPLAAITYVDVYSAKYSIISEPKKYGFKQPLVACCGHGGKFNYDKNIGCGWGKIIVKGKEILLGKSCEDPSVWVNWDGIHFTEAANKWVYDQIVNGAFSDPPIPLNMACHRNI, from the exons ATGGAATTGACTGTAATTTTTGCAGCATTGACACTGAGCTTGAGTTTGTTATTGCCACCATGCTtgccaacaacaacaacaaccacaacTAGTCCATGTAAGTTCCCAGCCATATTTAACTTCGGCGATTCCAATTCAGACACCGGCGGCTTATCTGCCGTTTATGGACAAGTCCCTCTTCCTCACGGCGAGACCTTTTTCCACAGACCTGCCGGACGTTACTGTGATGGCCGCCTTGTCATTGATTTcatag CTGAGAGCTTTGGATTGCCATATCTGAGTGCATACCTTGATTCAATCGGAAGTAACTTCAGTCATGGGGTCAACTTTGCGACAGCAGGGTCAACAGTCAGACCCCAGAACACAACATTTCGTCAGACTGGTTATAGTCCCATCTCTTTGGATGTTCAATACAATGAGTATTATGATTTTCACACTAGATCTCAAACTTTTCGAGCCAAAG ATGAAGTTTTCAAAAAGCTTTTGCCGAAGGCAGAGGTTTTCTCTGATGCCCTTTACACCATTGATATTGGTCAGAATGATTTAACAGCAGGTTACTTTTTGAACATGACTAGTAGTGAAGTTAAGGCTTATGTACCTGATGTGTTAGACCAGTTCAAGAAGATTGTTGAG AATATATATGGTCAAGGAGGGAGATACTTTTGGATACACAACACTGGTCCTTTTGGTTGTTTACCATATGTTTTAGAACGTTTACCATACAAAGTTTCAGAAATTGATAAAGCTGGATGTGCTTCTCCTTATAATGAAGTAGCTAAGTTTTTCAACCAAGCATTAAAGGAAGTTGTGATTCAATTGAGAAAAGATTTACCATTGGCTGCAATTACTTATGTTGATGTTTACTCAGCCAAGTACTCCATCATTAGTGAGCCAAAAAAATATG GATTTAAGCAACCATTGGTAGCATGTTGTGGTCATGGAGGAAAATTTAACTATGACAAGAACATAGGGTGTGGATGGGGAAAGATTATAGTGAAAGGAAAAGAAATTTTGTTGGGAAAATCATGTGAAGATCCATCTGTTTGGGTGAATTGGGATGGAATACATTTCACTGAGGCAGCTAATAAATGGGTTTATGATCAAATTGTTAATGGGGCATTTTCAGACCCACCTATTCCATTGAACATGGCTTGCCATAGAAATATTTGA